A part of Halobaculum sp. MBLA0143 genomic DNA contains:
- the gyrB gene encoding DNA topoisomerase (ATP-hydrolyzing) subunit B — translation MSGSGESEYGAGQIQVLEGLQAVRKRPAMYIGSTDSRGLHHLVYEVVDNAIDEALAGHCDEIEVTIRDDGAVSVVDDGRGIPVDTHEEYDRPALEVIMTVLHAGGKFDNKSYQVSGGLHGVGVSVVNALSRWLEVEVRRDGYRWRHRFDHGEPEEDGFERVEPLADDDDTGTEITFWPDTEIFETDQFSFDTLATRLRELAFLNSGVEITLVDERDSTEETFHYSGGIKEFVEYLNETRTPLHEEVIYVEDAATVEDGEIEIQVAMQATDELQGSVHAFANNINTREGGTHLTGFKTALTRLVNDYADSHDLVSDLDDNLRGEDVREGLTAVISVKHPDPQFEGQTKTKLGNSEVRGAVESTIHDHLGTFFEEHPDTAQAVVRKAAEAARARKAAKKAEELTRRKSALESTALPGKLSDCQSRDPADSELFVVEGDSAGGSAKQGRNPEFQAILPLGGKILNVEKHRLDRVLENDEIRNMITAVGTGIGDEFDIDETRYERVILMTDADIDGAHIRTLLLTLFYRHMQPLIEAGYVYAAQPPLYRIRNGGETFDAMTEAERERIVAEECDGTPDQVQRFKGLGEMNPDQLWETTMNPDNRVLKQVTIEDAAEADRMFNVLMGDAVEPRKQFIKENAPEADWVDI, via the coding sequence ATGTCAGGCTCAGGCGAAAGCGAGTACGGAGCCGGCCAGATTCAGGTTCTGGAGGGCCTTCAGGCCGTCCGGAAGCGACCGGCAATGTACATCGGCTCCACCGACTCGCGTGGCCTCCACCATCTCGTCTACGAGGTCGTCGACAACGCTATCGACGAGGCGCTCGCGGGCCACTGCGACGAGATCGAGGTGACGATCCGCGACGACGGCGCCGTGTCGGTGGTCGACGACGGCCGCGGTATCCCCGTCGACACACACGAAGAGTACGACCGCCCCGCACTGGAGGTGATCATGACGGTCCTCCACGCCGGCGGGAAGTTCGACAACAAGTCGTACCAGGTGTCCGGCGGTCTCCACGGTGTCGGCGTGAGTGTCGTCAACGCGTTGTCTCGGTGGTTGGAAGTAGAGGTACGGCGCGACGGCTACCGGTGGCGTCACCGGTTCGACCACGGTGAGCCGGAGGAAGACGGCTTCGAACGGGTCGAACCGCTCGCGGACGACGACGACACCGGCACGGAGATCACCTTCTGGCCGGACACGGAGATCTTCGAGACGGACCAGTTCTCCTTCGACACGCTGGCGACGCGACTGCGCGAACTCGCCTTCCTCAACTCCGGCGTCGAGATCACGCTCGTCGACGAGCGTGACAGCACCGAGGAGACGTTCCACTACTCCGGCGGGATCAAGGAGTTCGTGGAGTACCTCAACGAGACCCGGACGCCGCTGCACGAGGAGGTGATCTACGTCGAGGACGCGGCCACAGTCGAGGACGGCGAGATCGAGATTCAGGTGGCGATGCAGGCCACAGACGAGCTCCAAGGCTCCGTCCACGCCTTCGCGAACAACATCAACACCCGCGAGGGAGGCACCCACCTCACCGGGTTCAAGACGGCGCTGACGCGGCTCGTCAACGACTACGCGGACTCTCACGATCTCGTCTCCGATCTGGACGACAACCTCCGCGGCGAGGACGTGCGCGAGGGGTTGACCGCAGTCATCTCTGTCAAACACCCGGACCCGCAGTTCGAGGGTCAGACGAAGACGAAGCTGGGCAACAGCGAGGTGCGAGGCGCCGTGGAGTCGACGATCCACGACCACCTCGGCACCTTCTTCGAGGAGCACCCGGACACGGCTCAGGCGGTCGTCCGGAAGGCTGCGGAGGCGGCGCGTGCCCGCAAGGCCGCGAAGAAGGCAGAAGAGCTGACGCGCCGGAAGTCGGCGTTGGAGTCGACGGCGCTGCCGGGGAAGCTGTCGGACTGTCAGAGCCGCGACCCCGCAGACTCGGAGCTGTTCGTCGTAGAGGGTGACTCCGCCGGCGGCTCCGCGAAACAGGGTCGCAATCCGGAGTTCCAGGCGATCCTCCCGTTGGGCGGGAAGATTCTCAACGTGGAGAAACACCGTCTCGACCGAGTGTTGGAGAACGACGAGATCCGCAACATGATCACTGCGGTCGGCACGGGGATCGGCGACGAGTTCGACATTGACGAGACCCGCTACGAGCGGGTGATCCTGATGACGGACGCGGACATCGACGGCGCTCACATCCGGACGCTGTTGCTCACTCTGTTCTACCGTCACATGCAGCCGCTGATCGAGGCGGGCTACGTGTACGCGGCTCAGCCGCCGCTGTACCGCATCCGGAACGGCGGGGAGACGTTCGACGCCATGACCGAGGCAGAACGCGAGCGTATCGTCGCCGAGGAGTGCGACGGGACGCCGGACCAGGTCCAACGGTTCAAGGGGCTCGGGGAGATGAACCCCGACCAACTGTGGGAAACGACCATGAACCCGGACAACCGGGTGTTGAAGCAGGTCACCATCGAGGACGCCGCCGAGGCCGACCGGATGTTCAACGTCCTGATGGGCGACGCGGTCGAACCCCGCAAGCAGTTCATCAAGGAGAACGCCCCGGAGGCGGACTGGGTGGACATCTGA